The genome window ATCTCCCGGAAATTTATTTTGCAGCTGGTTTTCACTCTGCGGGTGCCCGTCCTACAACACGATCAGGCCAGATCCTGCTTGACTTGAGATATTACACAACTATACTACCATCCATACAGATGGCAATTGGATGCCACGTGGAGTTTTTGGAGAGATATGGCCAAGCAAGACAGCAAGCCCAAAATTGGGGAATCCGAGAAAATCACGATCAACCTCGGCTTGATCGACCTGGGGCAGATCGATTTGCTGGTTCAGGAGGGATTTTATTCCAACCGCACGGATCTGATCCGTACGGCCATCCGCAACCAGCTGGGTATCCACGCCGACGTGGTGAAACAAACCGTCGCCCGTAAAAGCCTGGTATTGGGCATGCAGCACTATTCGCGCGCCGACCTGGAAGCGATCCAGGCAGCCGGCCAGCGCCTGCAGATCCAGGTGCTGGGACTGGCCAGCATCGCCAGCGACGTCTCCGTGGAACTGGCACTGGCCACCATCGAGTCGATTTTCGTATTAGGTGCCCTGCACGCCAGCACCGTCGTCAAGACGGCGCTCGCAGGGCGAATTCACTAGCGTATTGGTTTGCGGCGATGACCCGGCCGATGCGCGGCACCGTTAAGGATGGTCATGAAACTACCTCTCAACATGTTGGCGCAGATGCGCGCAGCGACCCGTAATCTGATGGGCAGCGGTCCCGCCGCCGCCACCGAAGCGATCCAGCAGGCGCTGTCTGCCGCCGGCCTGGCGCCGCACGCGGCGTCCACGCAAGCGCCGCCACCGCAGCCGATGCGCGACATTAATCCGCCACCGGCGCCACCGTCAGCGCAGGCCCGCGCCGCGCCGCCGCAAGCGGACGCCGCACCGGAAGCGGCATCGGTGCCGCCCACGCCCGCGCAGGCGGCGCAGGAATTCGCGCAGGATTTCATGGCGCGCCTGGGCGTGCCCGCCGGCCTGGGCCAGCACAGCTTCGACATGCCCAGCTTCGAGCTGCCGAATTTTCATCCGCCCGGCTTCAACGCGCCGGCCGCCACGCCGGCGGAAATACCCGCTGGCGCGCAGTTCATCGACGGCGTATACCGCAACCATGCGGGCACGCGTTCGTACAAGCTGTATATCCCCAGCAGCTATCACGGCCAGGCCATGCCGCTGATCGTGATGCTGCACGGCTGCACGCAAAATCCCGACGATTTCGCCGCCGGCACGCAGATGAATGCGCTGGCCGAAGAAAAGGAATGTTTTGTCGTCTATCCGGCGCAGACGCAGGGTGCCAACAGTTCACGCTGCTGGAACTGGTTCAACGCCATCGACCAGCAGCGCGACCAGGGCGAACCGTCGCTGATCGCCGGCATCGCGCGGCAAGTCATCGACGACTACCCGGTGAATGAACGCGAAGTGTTCGTCGCCGGCCTGTCGGCGGGCGGCGCCATGGCCGTCATCGTCGGCACCTTGTACCCCGAGCTGTTTGCCGCCGTCGGCGTGCATTCGGGCCTGCCCTTCGCTTCGGCGCAGGACTTGCCGTCGGCGCTGGCCGCCATGAAAGGCGGCGCCATGCCCAATGCCCAGCGCAAGGCGCCGGCGGGCGGCGTCCCCATCATCGTTTTCCATGGCGACCGCGACACCACCGTCAACCCGCGCAATGGCGATGAACTGATCGCGCAGGGCGTGCGCAGTCAGGCGGGCGGCAAGGCGGCCAAGGCGGCATCCATCGACGGCAGCGTGCCGAATGGCCACCGCTACACGCGCACCACGCACAGCCAGGCCGATGGCTCGCCGCTGGGAGAACACTGGGTCATCCACGGCGCCGGCCATGCCTGGTCCGGCGGCAGCAATAACGGCAGCTACACGGACGGAAAAGGGCCGGACGCCAGCCGCGAGATGCTGCGCTTCTTCAAGACCGTCAGCTAAGCACTGATCTGGACGTGGCATGCACGGCGCCGGCCATGCCTGGTCAGGCGGCAGCGACAGCGGCAGTCATGCGGCCGACGGCAAAGGCCCGGACGCCAGCCGCCGGTCGCAAAAAGCAGCTGCGCTTCTTCAAGACCGTCAGCTGATGTTTTCGGTATATGGCGCGATCTGCCGCTGCTTGTCGGCGATCTCGCACACGCCATCGGCATAGCGGCTGGAGATGGCGATGAATTGGTCCTGGATCTGCAGGAAGGCGTCGACGATCTCGGCGTCAAAGTGCGAACCGCGCCCCTCGATGATAATCTGCACGGCCTGTGCATGCTCCATGCCCTGCTTGTAGATGCGTCGGCTGATCAGGGCGTCATACACGTCGGCCAGCGCCATCAGGCGCGCCGAAATCGGGATGTCTTCGCCAGCCAGCCCTTGCGGGTAACCGCTGCCATCCCATTTTTCATGGTGGCTGTAGGCGATCTCTTTCGCGTACTTGAGGAAATCGACCTCGATGCCCAGCTCGTGCTCGGCCGCCAGGATGGCGTCGCGCCCCAGGGTGGTGTGCGTCTTCATGATGGCCATTTCGTGCGGCTCGAAACGCCCCGGCTTGAGCAAAATATGGTCGGGGATGCCCACCTTGCCGATATCGTGCAGCGGCGCCGTCTTGAACAGCAGTTCGATATTCTTGTCCGTCAAAAAATCGCGGAAGCGCGGCAGGTCGCGCACTTTCTCGG of Janthinobacterium sp. PAMC25594 contains these proteins:
- a CDS encoding CopG family transcriptional regulator, with amino-acid sequence MAKQDSKPKIGESEKITINLGLIDLGQIDLLVQEGFYSNRTDLIRTAIRNQLGIHADVVKQTVARKSLVLGMQHYSRADLEAIQAAGQRLQIQVLGLASIASDVSVELALATIESIFVLGALHASTVVKTALAGRIH
- a CDS encoding PHB depolymerase family esterase; the encoded protein is MKLPLNMLAQMRAATRNLMGSGPAAATEAIQQALSAAGLAPHAASTQAPPPQPMRDINPPPAPPSAQARAAPPQADAAPEAASVPPTPAQAAQEFAQDFMARLGVPAGLGQHSFDMPSFELPNFHPPGFNAPAATPAEIPAGAQFIDGVYRNHAGTRSYKLYIPSSYHGQAMPLIVMLHGCTQNPDDFAAGTQMNALAEEKECFVVYPAQTQGANSSRCWNWFNAIDQQRDQGEPSLIAGIARQVIDDYPVNEREVFVAGLSAGGAMAVIVGTLYPELFAAVGVHSGLPFASAQDLPSALAAMKGGAMPNAQRKAPAGGVPIIVFHGDRDTTVNPRNGDELIAQGVRSQAGGKAAKAASIDGSVPNGHRYTRTTHSQADGSPLGEHWVIHGAGHAWSGGSNNGSYTDGKGPDASREMLRFFKTVS
- a CDS encoding two-component system response regulator, giving the protein MRASASKPTILVVDDTPDNIDLLRAVLEDDYRTKIAVNGERALKIAAGGDQPDLILLDIMMPGMSGYDVCRALKADAATAGIPVIFVTAMSEVADEQLGLALGAVDYITKPISAPIVLARIKTQLAMKQMQDFLRDQNHYLETEVERRVQEVAALQDVTIHAMASLAETRDSETGNHIRRTSHYLKALAEKVRDLPRFRDFLTDKNIELLFKTAPLHDIGKVGIPDHILLKPGRFEPHEMAIMKTHTTLGRDAILAAEHELGIEVDFLKYAKEIAYSHHEKWDGSGYPQGLAGEDIPISARLMALADVYDALISRRIYKQGMEHAQAVQIIIEGRGSHFDAEIVDAFLQIQDQFIAISSRYADGVCEIADKQRQIAPYTENIS